The DNA region GCTAACGCTCTACAAACCAACGAGTCTCGCCTAATAGCCACAATGGCTAATCCTGGTACAATATGAGACCAAACGTCTGATGACCCTATCTCTATCCTACTATTCAAGGCTCTCTGCTTCAAACTGCTCCCTTTCGTACGCCATACGAGCCATCCGACGGACGACTGCCTCTCTACCCCTCACCCTCATCCGACTGTCAATTAGTCAACTCCTCACCTTCCTtttcaccgtcgccgtcgacgacgagacaggAGCCAAATGATCTCGGCAGCCCGTCTCATTCGGCTCTCTTTCCCCAACTCACGTCGGATCTGACGGGCAATCTCGCTCTCTCGTCCTACTGCACGAcagcgacgccgattcgAGAATGTCCCCGACCTCCGAAGACGTCACCCTTCGGTCAAGGATCGCCTCTAACGCCCCAAAGCGACAAACTCTTCAGTACCTAACTAGAAATCTTACTAAAAGCAGTAGACACCAGCAAAtcaagaaacaaaaaaatcccCGTTGCGCATGCATGGTACCTTGGACTTCTCAATACCCTTCAGTAGCCGACTGATATTCGACGACCTTGAgcgcctttcttcttccagaTCAGTGCAGCTATCGCTGAACCGGGACGGAGTCGAATGCAGGCGGCTTCAGACGCACGAATCACGTCTTTGACGGTACGCATGAGATTCTCGGCATTTCCCACGAGCATTTCAGTGGCGTCGGCATCTGCTTTCCCGTCTAAGAAAGGCCGAGGTTGgagaacaaaaagaaaaaaagcgaggAATTATTTGCCTCCTCCTCCCATTGAAGTGGCCTTGACAGTAGCGAGAATTTTCAGCTGAGTTGATATAGTGGGAATGCGATCGAGCAGTTGAAGAAGATTCTAGAGACTCGCGCTCTCTCAATGATGTGACGCTGTAGGAGCACTCCCTTACCGTTTTGGCTCTTTTGTCCATGCAAGCCTCGGCAATCTGACGAGCCAGCTTCAAAAGGTCCTGCGCGTCCAAAGCAATTTCCTTCGCCGTTCGTATAAGATCGGCTTTGCCGCGGACTTCACCGGATTCCCCTCTGAATTGGGGTCACGTTTCGAGGTCCCACGCGATCGATTATCCTATACCGACCTCATGTACTTGGACATCATTGCCATTTTTCGTGCCATCTGCTTCACGAGGCTAATGAGattgttttccttttcgtcccACTGGTCGGCTTCGTGGAAAACGCTAGCGGCAGCGTGCTAGAGACACGCGacgggaggggagggggagggagaGAGGGAGATGAGCAGTCAGTTTGATGCTTCTGGTATGAATCACATGTAtaggattttcttctttagaagGAAGTGGAGCTCGCAGTAGGTCCTCTGCTTCTTGCATTTCTGCAGGCAGGAGCAGGGCAGCTGATACGAGCAAAAAACGCACGTTGATAGAACGTCTAAGCAGGTTCCTTTCTGCCTTACGATCTTCTGGCGGTGGAGGAAGTTCAGGAggctcctcttcttcctcgaaatcgggaagaggaggacgaggtGGAACCCAGTTATCTTCAATAACGGCGCGCACAGCGGAGACTCCTTCTGACACCTGTAGGATGGCCAAACTAAAGAAGAGGAGGCTGAACGACCAAAGTATTAGATTTACCTTGTCAGCTGATGTGCAGAATTTTCTCTGAATGTCCTTATTCTGTGGCGACGTTACAACAGCGCGTGCCTCCACGACCATAGGAGCAACGGCTAAGCGCGGCAGCAGTTATAAAGAAGTCGCGCACGCCGCTTTGAACTCTCACTTTTTCCCAGTGCTTCCGACGCTGCTGACAGTTTGGCGACGTAGTCTGAATTCTCCGAATTGTCGGCTTCGACTTGAGCCACTTGAATCACCCTGTTGGCCTGTCTAGCCACGCTGCTCGCTTTCGCAATTAATTTCTAATTCAAGGTAAGCGAGAATGAACAAGGGCCCCTCCTCGTCCATTCGCCCCTCTACCATCGGATCTTCCTCGGCCAATGCTATTCTCTTCGCCTCTTTTACATCTGCCTGGACCTTGGCTTCGGAAACTTTCATGAACTCCAAACTATCGACGACACCGTCGACTGATTTGGTCATTGCGTCGGCGGCTTGAAGCCATCGTTCCTTCGTGGTGCGGAGGTAGTCTTTCGCCGGCTAGCCCACCCAAACGATTCTATTCTGACTGACACATTTTCTATTATGTACGTACCTGATTGTCGGGATTCTCCAGGACAACTTTTGCGGCTGGAACAACGATATCAGATAGCTCCTTCAACTGCAAAACAAGTTGTAGTATAGCTTAAACCCAATGACCACCGGTCTATTAAAAAACGAGTGCTTCTACACTATATGTTAAGACGGCTGCTAATCTATTCATCTCTACAGGCTGTGTTACGCACTTTCGCTGCCTGTTGTCTCAGatccgccgccaccgcgtCACTGCAGCCTCCAGAGCTCGCTATCAGTTCCGTTGTCTCGATTAGCTGCTCTGCATGAGCTTTGAagtctttcgctttttgaGCAAAGTTCTCCTGGCGGTTGGGAACTGTTATTTTTTATGTAGATAgttgaaaaaaacgcaaagAAACTAAGAGGAGACAACGCACCGCTAATATCCGCCAGTGCCGCCTCTTCAAGAGCTTTGATTGGTCCACCCACATTAACAAAGTCAGTAGCAACcttgagaaaagaagattGAGACGAACTAATTGTTAATCTAATACTGACCTTTTCAGCCAAAGCGCGTCTGAGTTCTTGTTCCAATTCTTGCAATTTGACAGCGGCAGCATGAGCCAGGGCTCTCGCGTGTCGACTATTACCCTAAAAAACCATTAGACAACTTAGAGAGAGTCAATTGATCTAATTATAACTCACCTCTCCTTTGGCCTGCAACTCACTCAATTCCGCCAGTATCTTATCCAATTCATCACAGGCCGCGTTCAATTTATCACGGGTCTCGGCCGAAGCCGCGTGACTAGCAACGCGTCTACCCTCAGCAATGCACTTTCGCACCGCTTCAAGAGTCTGCGGACTAATATCTAAGGAGATGCATTCTAGGTTTATGTTATAGAGTATGGGTGATTTCTTTGCCTCCTGAGGCCAAGGCATCCTGAGCCTGGTGGAACATGTGAGCCAAAGATGCCGCTGATCTCGCGCCCGCATCCCCAACTTCCTCTTCCACGTACGTTTCGGTCAATTGAAGAACGCGTATGATTTCTTCGATGGAAACGTAAAGTTTCGTAATGACGTGATCGCGTCCGAAGCCGGCTTCCTTTAGCCCCGTTGCTCCTTTTTTGGCAAAGACGAGACAGTAGACCTTGATGGATGATATCAGAATGGGAATCTGTTCTCTCacctaaaaacaaacaatcaaaatttttttgcttttagaAATTCTTTTTGTATACGGTGCGAAGTTCGTCTTTGAGCATTAGGGCGTGTCTGAGATTGGTCAGCTCAGGATGTCGCGATTCCACCACTTTCATCATGCTCGTCATTCCAGGCGTGAGATTTTGCAAAAACGTCGCCAAatcggcttcgacgtcgatcactTTCGCCACGTCCAGATACTCCTGCACATTTCGACACATCTTGATCATTTTCCGCACTTCCGATCGATCGGCGCACACGAGCAAATCCGACATGCCATTTATGacgcctgaaaaaaatcaaagagtGTTTCGAGACGTCACACGTAGTTCCCGTATGTTACAGAAGAGTTTTCACCTCGAGCGCCGTCGAGCAACTTCCGCTTTCCCTCGCGCGATCCCTGATCGGCTTTGAGCAGtctcgccgcgtcgtcgaggtCCGTCGACGCTTGCTTGACCATTTCGACGCTCGGCGGCAGTTCGACTTtgaattcttcgtcgtttgtcgTGGAAACCATCCCCGTGGCGACCTGAGGCGAGACggggagagagaaaacagaCGCATTGCGTTCTCAGGAATGAAATGGTGGGAGGGGCTTAGGAAGCTCTTGCCTCGACGAGGTTCGATACGGCGAGTCCTACGCCTTTGACGAGAGGCGTCAGGTCTTGCTTCAGTAGGCCCGATTCGGCCTGTTCGTGAAACAGGACCAATTGGCCGACCTACGTTGCGAGGGCACGTAATTTAGTCGTAATGCCGGTTGAGACGCGCGTTTCACCTGTTGTGAAACGGGCTCGATGACGCTTTCAAGCGTTTTCGTGTGGAATTTCACGGGCATTGTCTGTTCGGCGGAGGCGAAGAGGGAACAAAGGTCCGGGTGCGACGATACCAGGATGAATGCTCGCGCTACACAAAAAACCgcaaactgacgtcattttttagtTCGTAAAAAGAAATGCAAATTAGAATCTATAGTTTAGTGAGCGAAATTCTATCGTTTATTAAAATTGGTAAATACACTTTTTATGCAGGGAATACGGGCTTCCTGCACGATTCGACCAATCATAGCCGGCCCTAATTGCAATTTCTGTGCACGTGACATTAGACATCAAACCGTAGCTGGAAAACGCAACGCGAGGCAAGTCGGGTGCCTTCGTGCACGCGTCGCCCCATCGACGATCGCAACGCATCTAAAAGGTACCCAAACGCTCTATTCAGTAAGTCGCCGGGGGGTCGCATGGCTGAtatcgattcgacgccgcgCGAAGGGAGTGTTTGTTTCCGGCCGCTCATAGCCGTCGATTTCCCtccgaaatcgacgtcgagtggCGTCTGGAAAGACGCGCGATCGAGCGCAAACGCGCAGAAACGCCGATCGCGCCGCCTTATCGCGCAAATTGATCGCATCTAAACTGTACGCGTCTTCGAAATAATCGCGTGCGTGCGGGCTGCGAACGGGcttctctcgtttttctgcgaGACCGGTCTTCGTCCGCTCGTACGAGgtcctcgtcgtcgggcGCGGAGCCGGGGAGGGAGccgcgttcgcgcgcgcgcgcgcgcgccttcgtttcgtcgactaTCGATCGACTCGAGTCGCCCACTATGAGAAGTGCGATTCGGAATCGCCGTTTTTTTGCTCCGCTGTTTGCGGCTTCGATTCGCTCTCGACCACGGGTGCACGCGGGAGGGGTCCCCCGCTGAGGGAAACGAGCGAAACCCTCGCGATCTTCTTATCTCGATTGCGCGAACCGATAAAAAAAAACTCAAGCGTCGATAGCAACgcaaaaaattcgtttgcGATAAGAGACGACCGttcgcgatcgagagaaaacgatcgattcCCCCTTAGTTACGTTTCTTCGACTTATAGATGGCCGAAAGGGGAAGCCTAGCTAATCGGGAGCTAACGAACGAGGAGTTCGAAGCGAGAAAAGCGGTGAATTGTTTATTTATGTTTTGGGAAAAACGCTTGTcatcgcgtttctttttctcgcgcgcgcgcgcttgcAGAACACTCGTCCCGTTGGGGAAGACGAACTCGATCAAATCTACTGGTATTTCGGTACGGAGAAGCTCTACAAGGAGCCGAAGAGTCGTCTAGACTCGGCGAAAAGGTTCGTACCGAATCGCGAACTATTTTCTCCATATATTTCGaggatttttttttctttttttcagtgaTAGTGACGACGAGGGTTGTTGGAGCGTCGCTTGTTCGACTTTGAAGCAATGGGAGACTTTTTTGAGGTATAACGTTTCCTTACTTGGCCTCCAATTTTCTGTCTTGAGtcatttaatttttttcccaTTGGGTCTTAGAGgatcgattttctctctctgatTTTTTGTCTTATTGGTGGTTGAATTTTAGGATGCTGAAGAGAAGTAGTTTTGATTCTGAGAAGAAATTGGCTCAGGTGTTGATCGAGAGCATATTTCCTGGAGTGAAACAGATGTTGGAGGTACTATAGTCGATATGGTCTTTTATAACCGGGTGGTCTAccttttatttaggctgcCAGGGCGGAGGAAAGCGGGcaggagaagaaagcaactcctaagaagaaaaaggttattattattatatgaCATCATTAGGAAATTTAAATGTGACCCTTCTTCTTATCTTCTAGGTCAAGAAGAGTCCTCAAGAAAGGGGCAAAATAAAATTGGTCGActacgaaaacgacgacgattttgacgaagaTTCGAAGGCAGcggagaaaaaattagacgCCGCTTATTAATTGTACTCACCACTCACTTTATTCAGGACGCaagtgacggcggcggcgagagtCGGCAAAGAGGCGCGGCTCGAAATAGTACAAAGCAGCAAGCGGGGCTATCAAACGATGAGTtcacgagcgacgacgagcaagaCATAGCAccattcaaaagaaaaaaagcgagacGTGACTCAGATGAAGACTTTCTAGGTACAGTATGTGCATACATACGGTAGTAGAGTCGGTCCCACTATACACTTACAACTCATAGAGCGGAGGGTATCTATATCATCgcgattgatttttttttagatgagcccgtgcgaaagagaaagaaatcgacgtcaaaacgtcGAATGTCCAGCGAGACACCCCAACATCGGTCctttggcgtcgtcgccgcgccgtccgccaaagcgacggcggctcCCAAGCATCAACagatcttcgtcttttcgacgaatcttgcgaacgccgccgccgacgcggTCGAAAATCGCCAAGCCGATTCGATTGTGACGTATCATCGACAGCACCAGTCACGCACGCCCGGCGGAGTATTGACGTTGGAGACGGGAAATCATTACGCGAAGTCGGCCGAAATGTCTCAGCCGGCTGCCGTCGCCTACGCAAAGCCgccgcagtcgtcgtcgcgaatgcCCCCCATTCATTCC from Oscarella lobularis chromosome 19, ooOscLobu1.1, whole genome shotgun sequence includes:
- the LOC136198557 gene encoding vinculin-like, giving the protein MPVKFHTKTLESVIEPVSQQVGQLVLFHEQAESGLLKQDLTPLVKGVGLAVSNLVEVATGMVSTTNDEEFKVELPPSVEMVKQASTDLDDAARLLKADQGSREGKRKLLDGARGVINGMSDLLVCADRSEVRKMIKMCRNVQEYLDVAKVIDVEADLATFLQNLTPGMTSMMKVVESRHPELTNLRHALMLKDELRTVREQIPILISSIKVYCLVFAKKGATGLKEAGFGRDHVITKLYVSIEEIIRVLQLTETYVEEEVGDAGARSAASLAHMFHQAQDALASGDISPQTLEAVRKCIAEGRRVASHAASAETRDKLNAACDELDKILAELSELQAKGEGNSRHARALAHAAAVKLQELEQELRRALAEKVATDFVNVGGPIKALEEAALADISVPNRQENFAQKAKDFKAHAEQLIETTELIASSGGCSDAVAADLRQQAAKLKELSDIVVPAAKVVLENPDNQPAKDYLRTTKERWLQAADAMTKSVDGVVDSLEFMKVSEAKVQADVKEAKRIALAEEDPMKLIAKASSVARQANRVIQVAQVEADNSENSDYVAKLSAASEALGKTVAPMVVEARAVVTSPQNKDIQRKFCTSADKVSEGVSAVRAVIEDNWVPPRPPLPDFEEEEEPPELPPPPEDPALLLPAEMQEAEDLLRAPLPSKEENPIHHAAASVFHEADQWDEKENNLISLVKQMARKMAMMSKYMRGESGEVRGKADLIRTAKEIALDAQDLLKLARQIAEACMDKRAKTNLLQLLDRIPTISTQLKILATVKATSMGGGDGKADADATEMLVGNAENLMRTVKDVIRASEAACIRLRPGSAIAALIWKKKGAQGRRISVGY